The Dreissena polymorpha isolate Duluth1 chromosome 10, UMN_Dpol_1.0, whole genome shotgun sequence genome includes a region encoding these proteins:
- the LOC127847453 gene encoding uncharacterized protein LOC127847453 isoform X3: protein MSFAGKPFVYSVSGEEHVWCSSDVCVLVAGDSNVHRLKSACPPNTRIDFLPVSGAKYVSDRKGLKKLLHQELMSGCYDILYLHLGSNDVCCKDSDFYRCVTEILDVVLSVCTEINDVLCEILPRDFDVRMFPRWPLSGAQLRNYCQWIRSANSMLWELSYHVPFVRYMDYGATKQKSLYLSHDGLHLSAEGARRCLASIQDNLPNQLCVEAAVQDPTEWPALAATEVPVQEHDSTIALFSDIVQTGTQQEIQDKVVTARAKRSATRNVKRYGKKLAKKCQNKVMLQWICLP, encoded by the exons aTGTCCTTTGCCGGGAAGccttttgtttattctgtttcAGGTGAAGAACATGTCTGGTGCAGCAGCGATGTTTGTGTTCTTGTTGCCGGGGATTCCAATGTCCATCGTTTGAAGTCTGCGTGTCCTCCAAATACAAGGATTGACTTTCTGCCCGTATCTG GTGCAAAGTATGTGTCTGACCGGAAGGGCTTAAAAAAGCTGCTGCATCAAGAGCTGATGTCAGGTTGTTACGACATATTGTACCTGCATCTTGGCTCTAACGATGTTTGCTGCAAGGATAGCGATTTCTACCG tTGTGTGACAGAGATCCTTGATGTAGTATTAAGTGTGTGCACTGAAATTAACGATGTGCTTTGCGAAATTCTTCCACGTGATTTTGATGTGAGAATGTTTCCCCGTTGGCCACTCTCAGGGGCACAGTTGAGGAACTACTGCCAGTGGATAAGGAGTGCAAACAGCATGCTGTGGGAACTGAGTTACCATGTGCCGTTTGTGAGATACATGGACTATGGAGCAACTAAACAG aagtcCCTGTACTTGTCCCATGATGGACTACATCTGAGTGCTGAAGGGGCTAGGAGGTGTTTAGCATCCATACAGGACAACCTGCCAAACCAACTGTGTGTGGAGGCTGCTGTTCAAGATCCTACAGAATGGCCAGCTCTCGCAGCCACGGAAGTACCGGTTCAGGAGCATGACAGCACCATAGCACTCTTTTCGGATATTGTACAGACT GGAACTCAACAAGAGATTCAAGACAAG GTTGTCACAGCCAGAGCTAAGAGGTCTGCGACCAGAAATGTCAAAAGATATGGAAAGAAG TTGGCAAAGAAATGCCAAAACAAG GTCATGCTGCAGTGGA
- the LOC127847453 gene encoding uncharacterized protein LOC127847453 isoform X4, with amino-acid sequence MSFAGKPFVYSVSGEEHVWCSSDVCVLVAGDSNVHRLKSACPPNTRIDFLPVSGAKYVSDRKGLKKLLHQELMSGCYDILYLHLGSNDVCCKDSDFYRCVTEILDVVLSVCTEINDVLCEILPRDFDVRMFPRWPLSGAQLRNYCQWIRSANSMLWELSYHVPFVRYMDYGATKQKSLYLSHDGLHLSAEGARRCLASIQDNLPNQLCVEAAVQDPTEWPALAATEVPVQEHDSTIALFSDIVQTGTQQEIQDKVVTARAKRSATRNVKRYGKKVMLQWICLP; translated from the exons aTGTCCTTTGCCGGGAAGccttttgtttattctgtttcAGGTGAAGAACATGTCTGGTGCAGCAGCGATGTTTGTGTTCTTGTTGCCGGGGATTCCAATGTCCATCGTTTGAAGTCTGCGTGTCCTCCAAATACAAGGATTGACTTTCTGCCCGTATCTG GTGCAAAGTATGTGTCTGACCGGAAGGGCTTAAAAAAGCTGCTGCATCAAGAGCTGATGTCAGGTTGTTACGACATATTGTACCTGCATCTTGGCTCTAACGATGTTTGCTGCAAGGATAGCGATTTCTACCG tTGTGTGACAGAGATCCTTGATGTAGTATTAAGTGTGTGCACTGAAATTAACGATGTGCTTTGCGAAATTCTTCCACGTGATTTTGATGTGAGAATGTTTCCCCGTTGGCCACTCTCAGGGGCACAGTTGAGGAACTACTGCCAGTGGATAAGGAGTGCAAACAGCATGCTGTGGGAACTGAGTTACCATGTGCCGTTTGTGAGATACATGGACTATGGAGCAACTAAACAG aagtcCCTGTACTTGTCCCATGATGGACTACATCTGAGTGCTGAAGGGGCTAGGAGGTGTTTAGCATCCATACAGGACAACCTGCCAAACCAACTGTGTGTGGAGGCTGCTGTTCAAGATCCTACAGAATGGCCAGCTCTCGCAGCCACGGAAGTACCGGTTCAGGAGCATGACAGCACCATAGCACTCTTTTCGGATATTGTACAGACT GGAACTCAACAAGAGATTCAAGACAAG GTTGTCACAGCCAGAGCTAAGAGGTCTGCGACCAGAAATGTCAAAAGATATGGAAAGAAG GTCATGCTGCAGTGGA
- the LOC127847453 gene encoding uncharacterized protein LOC127847453 isoform X1, giving the protein MSFAGKPFVYSVSGEEHVWCSSDVCVLVAGDSNVHRLKSACPPNTRIDFLPVSGAKYVSDRKGLKKLLHQELMSGCYDILYLHLGSNDVCCKDSDFYRCVTEILDVVLSVCTEINDVLCEILPRDFDVRMFPRWPLSGAQLRNYCQWIRSANSMLWELSYHVPFVRYMDYGATKQKSLYLSHDGLHLSAEGARRCLASIQDNLPNQLCVEAAVQDPTEWPALAATEVPVQEHDSTIALFSDIVQTGTQQEIQDKVDASEVQVTRDIKPQTHKITVVTARAKRSATRNVKRYGKKLAKKCQNKVMLQWICLP; this is encoded by the exons aTGTCCTTTGCCGGGAAGccttttgtttattctgtttcAGGTGAAGAACATGTCTGGTGCAGCAGCGATGTTTGTGTTCTTGTTGCCGGGGATTCCAATGTCCATCGTTTGAAGTCTGCGTGTCCTCCAAATACAAGGATTGACTTTCTGCCCGTATCTG GTGCAAAGTATGTGTCTGACCGGAAGGGCTTAAAAAAGCTGCTGCATCAAGAGCTGATGTCAGGTTGTTACGACATATTGTACCTGCATCTTGGCTCTAACGATGTTTGCTGCAAGGATAGCGATTTCTACCG tTGTGTGACAGAGATCCTTGATGTAGTATTAAGTGTGTGCACTGAAATTAACGATGTGCTTTGCGAAATTCTTCCACGTGATTTTGATGTGAGAATGTTTCCCCGTTGGCCACTCTCAGGGGCACAGTTGAGGAACTACTGCCAGTGGATAAGGAGTGCAAACAGCATGCTGTGGGAACTGAGTTACCATGTGCCGTTTGTGAGATACATGGACTATGGAGCAACTAAACAG aagtcCCTGTACTTGTCCCATGATGGACTACATCTGAGTGCTGAAGGGGCTAGGAGGTGTTTAGCATCCATACAGGACAACCTGCCAAACCAACTGTGTGTGGAGGCTGCTGTTCAAGATCCTACAGAATGGCCAGCTCTCGCAGCCACGGAAGTACCGGTTCAGGAGCATGACAGCACCATAGCACTCTTTTCGGATATTGTACAGACT GGAACTCAACAAGAGATTCAAGACAAGGTAGATGCAAGTGAAGTACAAGTTACCAGGGACATTAAGCCTCAGACACATAAAATAACG GTTGTCACAGCCAGAGCTAAGAGGTCTGCGACCAGAAATGTCAAAAGATATGGAAAGAAG TTGGCAAAGAAATGCCAAAACAAG GTCATGCTGCAGTGGA
- the LOC127847453 gene encoding uncharacterized protein LOC127847453 isoform X2 gives MSFAGKPFVYSVSGEEHVWCSSDVCVLVAGDSNVHRLKSACPPNTRIDFLPVSGAKYVSDRKGLKKLLHQELMSGCYDILYLHLGSNDVCCKDSDFYRCVTEILDVVLSVCTEINDVLCEILPRDFDVRMFPRWPLSGAQLRNYCQWIRSANSMLWELSYHVPFVRYMDYGATKQKSLYLSHDGLHLSAEGARRCLASIQDNLPNQLCVEAAVQDPTEWPALAATEVPVQEHDSTIALFSDIVQTGTQQEIQDKVDASEVQVTRDIKPQTHKITVVTARAKRSATRNVKRYGKKVMLQWICLP, from the exons aTGTCCTTTGCCGGGAAGccttttgtttattctgtttcAGGTGAAGAACATGTCTGGTGCAGCAGCGATGTTTGTGTTCTTGTTGCCGGGGATTCCAATGTCCATCGTTTGAAGTCTGCGTGTCCTCCAAATACAAGGATTGACTTTCTGCCCGTATCTG GTGCAAAGTATGTGTCTGACCGGAAGGGCTTAAAAAAGCTGCTGCATCAAGAGCTGATGTCAGGTTGTTACGACATATTGTACCTGCATCTTGGCTCTAACGATGTTTGCTGCAAGGATAGCGATTTCTACCG tTGTGTGACAGAGATCCTTGATGTAGTATTAAGTGTGTGCACTGAAATTAACGATGTGCTTTGCGAAATTCTTCCACGTGATTTTGATGTGAGAATGTTTCCCCGTTGGCCACTCTCAGGGGCACAGTTGAGGAACTACTGCCAGTGGATAAGGAGTGCAAACAGCATGCTGTGGGAACTGAGTTACCATGTGCCGTTTGTGAGATACATGGACTATGGAGCAACTAAACAG aagtcCCTGTACTTGTCCCATGATGGACTACATCTGAGTGCTGAAGGGGCTAGGAGGTGTTTAGCATCCATACAGGACAACCTGCCAAACCAACTGTGTGTGGAGGCTGCTGTTCAAGATCCTACAGAATGGCCAGCTCTCGCAGCCACGGAAGTACCGGTTCAGGAGCATGACAGCACCATAGCACTCTTTTCGGATATTGTACAGACT GGAACTCAACAAGAGATTCAAGACAAGGTAGATGCAAGTGAAGTACAAGTTACCAGGGACATTAAGCCTCAGACACATAAAATAACG GTTGTCACAGCCAGAGCTAAGAGGTCTGCGACCAGAAATGTCAAAAGATATGGAAAGAAG GTCATGCTGCAGTGGA